A window of Helicoverpa armigera isolate CAAS_96S chromosome 30, ASM3070526v1, whole genome shotgun sequence contains these coding sequences:
- the LOC110379771 gene encoding probable RNA-directed DNA polymerase from transposon X-element: MSVQQLEALVDYLEGQQELALGRCTRSKEGRSLAKRLWQECATILNNVSVDSAQKTGEQWRMFYNDYKYRLLKKIKKEKIERSATARNRYRELHGNQRRVPVIQTILGVYQRLLDNGQFRPHQADSRRPRIASDLEERVLDYFSDNPHRVGHTRAHVMQQDGAPAHYHRAVRSYLDATYPNYWIGRGGPIAWPPRSPDPTPLDFYLWGRVKDLVYGHSGNNIRNVDELKTRILEALVDYLEGQQELVLSGMPTRQRLGAPRRKINWDAFTNKLEITTPTRPIVSPADVDGLAEEVTVCIQSALNEATTVSPQGATAYPPLPRHLQQLIAQKRRLRKRWQVTRCPTEKAVVNRLAERIKAELNAHRSESWEARIDAVDGDWPSIHRLCRQLSNTPAPVRPLLDSGGALRYTAPDRAEIFAEHLERQFRPNDTQDAEHVAAVEKHLGDYFASPIASEEDPIFFAPGAVRRAILRTKLKKAPGADGITNTALRHLPYRMVVALARLYTGILRTGTFPRIWKEGRVIMLPKAQKNVLKPESYRPITLLPTISKVFELLLLRHLTPHLTPRPEQYGFRAEHSTTLQLTRVLHHFANTVNRREHAVAVFLDMEKAFDRVWHPGLIYKISTSDTPRRITQVISSFLTGRTIRVVVDGALSSARPVRAGVPQGSCLSPVCYSRYTDDIPSAEDSTLALYADDAAYITTSMSAKHAIVKMQRVLDLLPEWLSKWRLSVNVGKTQAIIIGGGPARPPKLALQGAEIEWSPRVKYLGVTIDRRLTMAAHVRQVAGKGRVARALLKPVLSSRLPLRTKLAVYKTYIRPVLTYAAPAWFALTSERSRKTLRSQQSACLRLIAQAPRYVRNDVLQRDLKMESLDEFVRRLSEGMFARADASAWLHVKHLAPLHARPPDAKALPRDLLPDAPPPPD; this comes from the exons ATGAGCGTCCAACAGCTAGAAGCCCTCGTGGACTATTTAGAGGGCCAACAAGAGCTTGCCCTCGGACGGTGCACACGCTCCAAAGAGGGGCGCAGTCTGGCGAAAAGGTTGTGGCAGGAGTGCGCCACTATATTAAATAATGTATCTGTAGACTCTGCCCAGAAAACAGGAGAGCAATGGCGGATG TTCTACAACGATTACAAGTACCGCCtgctaaaaaaaattaaaaaagaaaaaattgaAAGGAGCGCTACAG CACGTAACCGGTACCGTGAATTGCACGGTAACCAGCGACGAGTGCCTGTGATTCAAACAATCCTGGGGGTGTACCAGCGCTTACTCGACAACGGACAGTTTCGACCTCATCAAGCCGATTCCAGGAGGCCACGCATCGCTAGTGACCTTGAAGAACGAGTGCTGGACTACTTCAGTGATAACCCACACCGTGTGGGCCACACGCGAGCACACGTGATGCAG CAAGACGGAGCGCCTGCACATTATCACCGAGCAGTTCGTTCGTACCTCGACGCTACCTATCCTAACTACTGGATAGGCCGTGGAGGACCTATTGCTTGGCCTCCTAGATCGCCCGACCCTACACCCCTAGATTTCTATCTCTGGGGCCGTGTAAAAGACTTAGTGTATGGACACAGTGGTAACAACATTCGAAATGTGGACGAATTAAAAACCCGCATA CTAGAAGCCCTCGTGGACTATTTAGAGGGCCAACAAGAGCTCGTCCTTTCAGGAATGCCGACCAGACAGCGCCTAGGAGCGCCACGTCGAAAAATCAACTGGGACGCCTTCACCAATAAACTGGAGATCACCACGCCGACTCGGCCTATCGTCTCCCCCGCGGACGTGGACGGTCTGGCTGAAGAGGTCACCGTTTGCATCCAGAGCGCCTTAAATGAGGCGACAACTGTGTCTCCGCAGGGGGCAACCGCCTACCCCCCCCTGCCGCGCCACCTGCAGCAACTGATCGCCCAGAAGAGGCGCCTACGCAAACGGTGGCAAGTTACCAGATGCCCGACGGAGAAGGCCGTCGTAAACCGTCTCGCGGAGAGAATTAAGGCCGAGCTCAACGCACACCGCAGCGAGAGCTGGGAGGCCCGCATCGACGCTGTCGACGGCGACTGGCCGTCTATACACAGACTGTGCCGACAGCTGTCGAACACCCCAGCTCCAGTGCGGCCGCTGCTGGACAGCGGCGGGGCACTTAGATACACCGCACCAGACCGCGCGGAGATCTTTGCCGAGCACCTGGAGCGTCAATTCCGCCCGAACGACACTCAAGACGCAGAACACGTCGCAGCAGTCGAGAAACACCTTGGGGACTACTTCGCATCGCCGATAGCCTCTGAGGAAGACCCTATTTTCTTCGCGCCTGGCGCAGTCAGACGCGCCATCCTCCGGACCAAGCTGAAGAAGGCCCCCGGTGCTGACGGTATCACCAACACAGCGCTGCGCCACCTGCCGTACCGTATGGTCGTGGCCCTGGCGCGCCTGTACACGGGGATACTGCGCACGGGGACCTTCCCTCGCATATGGAAGGAGGGGCGCGTTATCATGCTGCCCAAGGCGCAGAAGAACGTGCTGAAGCCAGAGAGCTATCGGCCCATCACTCTCCTGCCCACCATCTCCAAGGTGTTCGAGCTGCTCCTGCTGCGACACCTCACCCCGCACCTGACGCCGCGCCCAGAACAGTACGGGTTTCGGGCGGAACACAGCACGACGCTCCAGCTGACGAGGGTACTGCACCACTTCGCCAACACGGTGAACAGGCGTGAACACGCGGTTGCAGTATTCCTCGACATGGAGAAGGCTTTTGACCGGGTCTGGCACCCCGGTCTCATATACAAGATCTCCACGTCGGATACGCCCCGCCGCATAACACAGGTGATCTCCAGTTTCCTTACAGGTCGCACAATACGTGTGGTGGTCGACGGCGCGCTATCAAGCGCGCGCCCGGTGAGAGCGGGAGTGCCGCAGGGAAGCTGCCTCTCGCCCGTCTGCTACTCACGGTACACCGACGACATCCCCTCGGCGGAGGACTCGACACTTGCGCTGTATGCTGACGACGCCGCGTACATCACGACGTCGATGAGCGCGAAGCACGCGATCGTCAAAATGCAGCGTGTCCTCGACCTCCTCCCCGAGTGGCTGTCCAAATGGCGGCTGTCGGTGAACGTGGGTAAGACGCAGGCGATCATCATCGGGGGCGGCCCCGCACGACCACCCAAACTGGCACTACAAGGCGCCGAGATCGAGTGGTCGCCCCGGGTCAAGTACCTGGGCGTCACCATCGACCGGCGCCTCACCATGGCTGCACACGTCCGGCAGGTCGCCGGTAAGGGCAGGGTAGCCCGCGCCTTGCTCAAACCAGTGCTCTCATCTCGCCTCCCGCTGCGTACCAAACTGGCGGTGTACAAGACGTACATCCGGCCGGTACTGACGTACGCCGCCCCAGCCTGGTTCGCCCTCACTAGCGAGAGGAGCCGCAAGACGCTGCGCTCACAGCAG
- the LOC126054319 gene encoding uncharacterized protein LOC126054319, translating to MTVLLRTWTTPTPVTSDDILCIECYLLLQERILSNITGSHEDISPAYGHLNVCYGCGISVASRRTHRVELDCPQRSMILRWTLAHLVPHLQKVCIPCWLAATRETRRLEVQDSNRPARVMDAALSSLEDPEIPEPPPMPAPTSQPQQALRVQSKINSQKYKRVAAASRHCMFVGCDNDERLLVPMTIKELLLLQYNIYIPLNARICHHHLYSNQWDELTTNLNDFTSFQVDDIFSILERASQRSLDFNNIAAMDAHLRHYWLGLTEMQFNEILNSLPTLHNKVRNPSLALSTFLVKLRTGDSNQRLATLFNCHDLH from the exons ATGACAGTTCTTCTACGAACTTGGACAACGCCTACACCT GTAACGTCAGATGATATCCtatgtattgaatgttatttgCTGTTGCAAGAAAGgatattgtcaaatataactggATCCCACGAGGATATATCACCTGCATATGGTcacttaaatgtttgttatggaTGTGGTATCTCTGTTGCAAGTCGGAGAACCCACAGAGTTGAGTTAGACTGTCCACAACGTAGCATGATTTTAAGATGGACTTTAGCACATCTG GTTCCACATTTACAAAAAGTGTGCATTCCTTGCTGGTTAGCAGCAACTCGGGAGACGAGACGTTTGGAGGTTCAAGATTCAAACAGACCTGCAAGGGTCATGGATGCAGCTCTATCTTCATTAGAAGACCCCGAGATACCTGAACCACCTCCAATGCCAGCTCCAACATCTCAACCACAACAAGCATTACGAGTTCAATCTAAGATTAActcacaaaagtataaacgagTTGCTGCAGCTTCTCgtcactgtatgtttgtaggctGTGATAATGATGAACGTCTTTTAGTACCTATGACTATAAAGGAACTGTTGTTATTGcagtacaatatatatatacctttaaATGCTAGAATCTGTCATCACCATTTATATAGCAATCAGTGGGATGAACTGACTACCAACCTAAATGACTTTACTAGCTTTCAAGTTGATGATATATTTTCCATACTGGAAAGAGCTTCTCAAAgaagtttagattttaataatattgcagcAATGGATGCACATTTACGCCATTATTGGCTGGGACTTACAGAGATgcagtttaatgaaatattaaatagccttcctactttacataataagGTTAGAAATCCTAGCCTTGCATTAAGCACATTTCTTGTTAAACTTAGGACAGGGGACAGCAACCAAAGACTGGCAACTCTTTTCAATTGCCACGAtctacattag
- the LOC135119170 gene encoding uncharacterized protein LOC135119170 translates to MSALSRKKRILNLALQLNENNCSDPTTNRNNNEERNNLESAIERDSNASSPLPSDAQNIIVEMAEVYHAVFDETNHTDVPELQLEATENHIHTTYYVDGYKGRGRPKKRWMDCVKDDMARKNVISEMTSDREVWKRKACCADPK, encoded by the exons ATGTCTGCATTGTCAAGAAAGAaaagaattttgaatttagCGCTAcaactgaatgaaaataattgttcTGATCCTACTACGAACAGAAATAACAATGAAGAAAGGAATAATCTTG AATCTGCAATTGAACGTGACAGCAATGCTAGCTCCCCGCTACCGTCCGATGCCCAAAACATTATCGTCGAAATGGCAGAAGTATATCATGCCGTATTTGATGAGACTAACCATACAGATGTACCAGAACTACAACTTGAAGCTACCGAAAATCATATTCATACCACAT ATTATGTGGATGGATATAAaggaagaggacgaccaaagaagcgatggatggattgtgtgaaagacgatatggctagaaagaatgtcaTTAGCGAGATGACGTCAGACAGAGAAGTATGGAAGAGGAAggcatgctgcgccgaccccaaataa